A window of the Phaseolus vulgaris cultivar G19833 chromosome 5, P. vulgaris v2.0, whole genome shotgun sequence genome harbors these coding sequences:
- the LOC137835912 gene encoding auxin-responsive protein IAA26-like isoform X2 yields MDERSRNEVSPQLLDLIPNEREWQMNRSEGKSSEERKLELRLGPPGEDWSLIGKMKNGNTEREESLLSLGCLPSSNMSHAILSPNNGFQSKASPWPNYHNQGNNKASSPFLQFPSTPPVMGKDASQNCCPKVAELHNGCGVGDSKVFSPSSANTAVSQPNTSQKRTAPAPVVGWPPIRSFRKNLASSSASKPPTESQPEQHNKVAGKKPVDNYGGKGLFVKINMDGVPIGRKVDLNAYDSYENLSSAVDELFRGLLAAQRDSSAGGVNNKQDEEKAITGLLDGSGEYTLVYEDNEGDRMLVGDVPWHMFVSTVKRLRVLKSSELSAFTRSKQEKISLDSAMK; encoded by the exons ATGGATGAAAGGTCAAGAAACGAGGTATCTCCTCAGCTGTTAGATTTGATCCCAAACGAGAGAGAGTGGCAGATGAACAGAAGCGAAGGAAAGTCCTCAGAGGAGAGAAAGCTTGAACTGAGGCTAGGTCCACCCGGTGAGGACTGGTCTCTCATTGGTAAAATGAAGAACGGCAACACAGAAAGAGAAGAGTCTCTTCTCTCTCTTGGCTGCTTACCTTCTTCGAACATGTCTCATGCAATACTGAGCCCCAACAATGGGTTCCAAAGCAAGGCCTCTCCATGGCCAAACTACCACAACCAGGGTAACAACAAAGCCTCTTCACCGTTCCTTCAGTTCCCATCAACCCCACCTGTGATGGGAAAAGATGCTTCACAAAACTGTTGTCCGAAGGTGGCAGAGTTGCATAATGGTTGTGGTGTGGGTGATAGCAAAGTGTTCTCTCCCTCTTCTGCAAATACAGCTGTGTCCCAGCCCAACACCTCTCAGAAAAG AACTGCTCCCGCTCCAGTGGTGGGGTGGCCCCCTATTCGTTCCTTCAGGAAGAACCTTGCAAGCAGCAGCGCTTCCAAGCCACCGACTGAGTCACAGCCTGAGCAGCACAACAAGGTGGCTGGTAAAAAACCTGTTGATAACTATGGTGGGAAAGGTTTGTTTGTTAAGATCAACATGGATGGAGTTCCAATAGGGAGAAAAGTGGACCTCAATGCTTATGACAGCTACGAAAATCTCTCTTCTGCTGTGGACGAGCTTTTCAGAGGTCTTCTTGCTG CTCAAAGAGATTCCTCTGCTGGTGGAGTTAACAACAAGCAGGATGAAGAGAAAGCAATCACGGGCTTATTGGATGGAAGTGGAGAGTATACTCTTGTTTATGAGGATAATGAAGGAGACAGGATGCTTGTTGGGGATGTGCCATGGCA CATGTTTGTATCAACAGTGAAGAGGCTAAGAGTGTTGAAGAGTTCAGAGCTTTCTGCCTTTACCC GCAGTAAACAAGAGAAGATATCTCTTGACTCGGCCATGAAATGA
- the LOC137835912 gene encoding auxin-responsive protein IAA26-like isoform X1: MDERSRNEVSPQLLDLIPNEREWQMNRSEGKSSEERKLELRLGPPGEDWSLIGKMKNGNTEREESLLSLGCLPSSNMSHAILSPNNGFQSKASPWPNYHNQGNNKASSPFLQFPSTPPVMGKDASQNCCPKVAELHNGCGVGDSKVFSPSSANTAVSQPNTSQKRTAPAPVVGWPPIRSFRKNLASSSASKPPTESQPEQHNKVAGKKPVDNYGGKGLFVKINMDGVPIGRKVDLNAYDSYENLSSAVDELFRGLLAAQRDSSAGGVNNKQDEEKAITGLLDGSGEYTLVYEDNEGDRMLVGDVPWHMFVSTVKRLRVLKSSELSAFTLGSKQEKISLDSAMK; this comes from the exons ATGGATGAAAGGTCAAGAAACGAGGTATCTCCTCAGCTGTTAGATTTGATCCCAAACGAGAGAGAGTGGCAGATGAACAGAAGCGAAGGAAAGTCCTCAGAGGAGAGAAAGCTTGAACTGAGGCTAGGTCCACCCGGTGAGGACTGGTCTCTCATTGGTAAAATGAAGAACGGCAACACAGAAAGAGAAGAGTCTCTTCTCTCTCTTGGCTGCTTACCTTCTTCGAACATGTCTCATGCAATACTGAGCCCCAACAATGGGTTCCAAAGCAAGGCCTCTCCATGGCCAAACTACCACAACCAGGGTAACAACAAAGCCTCTTCACCGTTCCTTCAGTTCCCATCAACCCCACCTGTGATGGGAAAAGATGCTTCACAAAACTGTTGTCCGAAGGTGGCAGAGTTGCATAATGGTTGTGGTGTGGGTGATAGCAAAGTGTTCTCTCCCTCTTCTGCAAATACAGCTGTGTCCCAGCCCAACACCTCTCAGAAAAG AACTGCTCCCGCTCCAGTGGTGGGGTGGCCCCCTATTCGTTCCTTCAGGAAGAACCTTGCAAGCAGCAGCGCTTCCAAGCCACCGACTGAGTCACAGCCTGAGCAGCACAACAAGGTGGCTGGTAAAAAACCTGTTGATAACTATGGTGGGAAAGGTTTGTTTGTTAAGATCAACATGGATGGAGTTCCAATAGGGAGAAAAGTGGACCTCAATGCTTATGACAGCTACGAAAATCTCTCTTCTGCTGTGGACGAGCTTTTCAGAGGTCTTCTTGCTG CTCAAAGAGATTCCTCTGCTGGTGGAGTTAACAACAAGCAGGATGAAGAGAAAGCAATCACGGGCTTATTGGATGGAAGTGGAGAGTATACTCTTGTTTATGAGGATAATGAAGGAGACAGGATGCTTGTTGGGGATGTGCCATGGCA CATGTTTGTATCAACAGTGAAGAGGCTAAGAGTGTTGAAGAGTTCAGAGCTTTCTGCCTTTACCC TAGGCAGTAAACAAGAGAAGATATCTCTTGACTCGGCCATGAAATGA
- the LOC137835914 gene encoding putative pentatricopeptide repeat-containing protein At5g65820, whose amino-acid sequence MHRFSALFFRKHGLAPFLSRKSLVITPEDTFCHFFCTTSEVSCSQTSSQLPTHCNSKSSTLDSNTNNGLTNQFGLIRLQEISIDHANDRSHDEFASDVEKVYRILRKYHSRVPKLELALRESGVVVRPGLTERVLNRCGDAGNLAYRFYSWASKQSGHRHDQDAYKAMIKILGRMRQFGAVWALIDEMRQENPELITQQVFVILMRRFASARMVQKAVEVLDEMPKYGCEPDEYVFGCLLDALCKNGSVKEAASLFEDMRYRWKPSVKHFTSLLYGWCKEGKLMEAKHVLVQMKDAGIEPDIVVYNNLLGGYAQAGKMGDSYDLLKEMRRKGCEPNATSYTVLIQSLCKHERLEEATRVFIEMQRSGCQADVITYSTLISGFCKWGKIKRGYELLDEMIQQGHFPNQVIYQHIMVAHEKKEELEECKELVNEMQKIGCPPDLSIYNTVIRLACKLGEVKEGVRLWNEMESSGLSPGIDTFVIMINGFLEQGCLVEACEHFKEMVGRGLFTAPQYGTLKDLMNSLLRAEKLEMAKDAWNCVAASKGCQLNVSAWTIWIHALFSKGHVKEACSFCIDMMDKDLMPQPDTFAKLMRGLKKLYNRQFAAEITEKVRKMAADKQITFKMYKRRGERDLKEKEKEKKDGRKRRARQRQWGGDRQKL is encoded by the coding sequence ATGCACAGATTTTCGGCGCTTTTCTTCAGAAAACATGGTTTGGCTCCCTTTCTATCGAGAAAATCATTGGTAATCACACCCGAAGACACCTTCTGCCATTTTTTCTGTACTACCTCTGAGGTAAGTTGTTCTCAAACTTCTTCACAGTTACCCACACATTGCAATTCTAAAAGCTCAACACTTGACAGCAACACCAACAATGGCTTAACAAACCAATTTGGCCTCATTCGCCTGCAAGAGATTTCAATTGACCACGCAAACGATCGAAGCCATGACGAGTTTGCTTCTGATGTGGAGAAGGTTTATAGAATATTACGAAAGTACCACTCTAGGGTTCCCAAATTGGAACTTGCTCTCAGAGAATCTGGAGTTGTTGTGAGGCCTGGATTAACTGAGCGTGTGTTGAATCGATGTGGTGATGCTGGGAATTTGGCGTATAGGTTCTATTCCTGGGCCTCTAAGCAATCCGGTCATCGACATGATCAGGATGCATACAAGGCAATGATTAAGATTTTGGGTAGGATGCGGCAGTTTGGTGCTGTTTGGGCACTGATTGATGAAATGAGGCAGGAGAATCCTGAGTTGATTACTCAGCAAGTGTTTGTTATTTTGATGAGAAGGTTTGCCTCTGCAAGGATGGTTCAGAAGGCGGTTGAAGTGTTGGATGAGATGCCCAAGTACGGGTGTGAGCCGGATGAATATGTTTTTGGGTGTTTGTTGGATGCTTTATGCAAGAATGGAAGTGTTAAGGAGGCAGCTTCGCTGTTTGAGGACATGAGGTATCGGTGGAAACCGAGTGTGAAGCATTTTACTTCATTGTTGTATGGTTGGTGTAAGGAAGGGAAGCTTATGGAGGCCAAGCATGTGTTGGTTCAGATGAAGGATGCGGGCATTGAGCCAGATATTGTGGTCTATAACAACTTACTCGGTGGGTATGCTCAGGCTGGGAAAATGGGGGATTCTTATGATCTTTTGAAAGAGATGAGGAGGAAGGGTTGTGAACCAAATGCAACGTCCTACACAGTTTTGATCCAGTCACTTTGTAAACATGAAAGGTTGGAGGAGGCTACGCGGGTATTTATTGAGATGCAGAGAAGTGGTTGTCAGGCGGATGTCATCACATATTCCACATTAATTAGTGGATTTTGTAAGTGGGGAAAAATCAAAAGGGGGTATGAGCTTTTGGATGAGATGATACAGCAAGGGCATTTCCCAAATCAGGTTATTTATCAGCATATCATGGTGGCCCATGAGAAGAAGGAGGAACTGGAAGAATGTAAGGAACTGGTGAATGAGATGCAGAAGATTGGTTGTCCTCCGGATCTCAGCATCTATAATACAGTCATTAGGTTGGCTTGCAAGTTGGGAGAGGTCAAGGAAGGTGTTCGGCTTTGGAATGAAATGGAATCCAGTGGGCTCAGTCCTGGCATTGACACCTTTGTCATCATGATTAATGGTTTTCTTGAGCAAGGCTGTCTAGTTGAAGCCTGTGAGCATTTCAAAGAGATGGTTGGAAGAGGGCTTTTTACTGCTCCTCAATATGGAACCCTGAAGGACCTGATGAATTCTCTTCTAAGAGCTGAGAAGCTTGAAATGGCCAAAGATGCTTGGAATTGTGTCGCAGCTTCTAAAGGGTGTCAGCTAAATGTGAGTGCATGGACAATCTGGATTCATGCACTCTTTTCAAAAGGACATGTGAAGGAGGCTTGTTCATTCTGTATAGACATGATGGACAAGGATTTAATGCCGCAGCCAGATACTTTTGCAAAACTTATGCGTGGTCTAAAGAAATTATATAACAGACAGTTCGCAGCAGAGATCACGGAGAAGGTAAGGAAAATGGCAGCTGATAAGCAGATCACTTTTAAGATGTATAAACGGAGAGGAGAGAGGGACttgaaagaaaaggaaaaggagaaAAAGGATGGGAGGAAGAGGAGGGCTAGACAACGCCAATGGGGTGGAGACCGTCAGAAATTATAA
- the LOC137835913 gene encoding lysM domain receptor-like kinase 3 isoform X2 — MNHPTKHRLRLLLLHIILLRLCCTSSYPTPTNCTDTSRVCTSFLAFKPKPNQTLPVIQSMFDVLPSEITVEDNGWDYLFIRKNCSCDAGMKKFVSNTTLTVKSNGGFVHDLVKEAYDGLALLPNTTHWARKDHGVIPLNLFCSCSSGLWNYLMSYVIRDGDSVESLASRFGVSMDSIETVNGIDNPSSFTVGSLYYIPLNSVPGELYHLKNDTSPVPVPSPSVDEISAEQIKQKDRVPHEWIVGGFGVGLALIILSIIVCVSLRSPNCLVEARNNAKNSAGKISNKFYVFGNPKLFCGCGKPVDQKQTDGETSNHQITLTKASSSLVPDMMDMDRPVLFSYDEIFASTDGFSDSNLLGGSVYYGLLRDQEVAIKRITATKTKEFMSEIKVLCKVHHANLVELIGYAASHDDFFLIYEYAQKGSLSSHLHDTQNKGHSSLPWITRVQIALDAARALEYVHEHTKTRYVHQDIKTSNILLDASFRAKISDFGLAKLVGKTDQGETTASNVVNAYGYLAPEYFNNGLATTKSDVYAFGVVLFEVMSGKEAIIQTQGPEKRSLASSMLAILRNSPDSVSMSSTRNLVDPTMMDLYPHDCVHKMAMLAKQCVEKDPVLRPDMKQVVISLSQILLSSVEWEATLAGNSQVFSGLVQGR, encoded by the exons ATGAATCATCCAACAAAGCACCGTTTGAGGTTGTTACTATTACATATAATTCTGCTTCGTCTTTGTTGCACAAGTTCTTATCCCACGCCAACAAACTGCACCGACACAAGCCGCGTTTGTACTTCGTTCTTGGCCTTCAAGcctaaaccaaaccaaaccttGCCTGTGATACAAAGCATGTTTGACGTGTTGCCCAGTGAGATCACTGTCGAAGACAATGGCTGGGATTATTTATTCATCAGGAAAAACTGTTCTTGTGATGCTGGCATGAAGAAGTTTGTGTCTAACACCACACTCACAGTGAAATCCAATGGAGGGTTTGTGCATGATTTGGTGAAGGAAGCCTATGATGGGCTTGCTCTCTTGCCCAACACGACACATTGGGCAAGAAAAGATCATGGTGTCATACCACTGAACTTGTTCTGTAGCTGCTCCAGTGGACTGTGGAACTATTTGATGAGCTATGTCATCAGAGATGGGGATAGTGTCGAATCACTAGCAAGCCGGTTTGGGGTTAGCATGGATAGCATTGAGACAGTGAATGGCATTGACAATCCTAGTAGCTTCACTGTTGGTTCTCTCTATTATATACCTTTGAATTCGG TTCCTGGTGAGCTTTATCACTTGAAGAATGACACTTCTCCAGTTCCAGTCCCTTCCCCATCTGTAGATGAAATTTCAG CTGAGCAAATCAAGCAGAAGGATCGTGTACCCCATGAATGGATTGTAGGAGGTTTTGGGGTTGGTCTCGCTCTGATAATATTAAGCATTATTGTCTGTGTGTCCCTGAGATCACCCAATTGCTTGGTTGAAGCCAGAAATAATGCAAAAAATTCTGCAGGAAAGATCTCCAATAAGTTCTATGTTTTTGGCAATCCAAAGTTGTTTTGTGGATGTGGCAAACCTGTGGACCAGAAGCAAACTGATGGTGAAACCAGCAATCACCAAATTACCTTGACCAAAGCATCTTCGT CTCTGGTACCTGACATGATGGACATGGATAGGCCTGTGCTTTTTTCATATGACGAGATTTTTGCCTCAACAGATGGTTTCTCTGATTCAAATCTACTTGGGGGTTCTGTTTACTATGGTCTCCTTCGTGACCAG GAAGTTGCTATTAAAAGAATTACAGCTACTAAAACTAAAGAATTTATGTCAGAGATAAAAGTTCTGTGCAAGGTTCATCATGCTAATCTG GTAGAATTGATCGGCTATGCGGCTAGTCATGATGATTTTTTCCTTATTTATGAATATGCTCAGAAGGGTTCACTCAGCAGCCATTTGCATGATACTCAAAATAAGG GTCATTCATCTCTTCCTTGGATCACAAGGGTCCAGATTGCACTTGATGCTGCTAGGGCCCTTGAATACGTACATGAACATACAAAAACTCGCTACGTCCATCAAGATATCAAGACAAGCAACATTTTACTTGATGCTTCTTTTAGAGCCAAG ATATCAGATTTTGGGTTAGCAAAACTAGTTGGTAAAACAGATCAGGGAGAAACCACAGCATCCAATGTTGTAAATGCATATGGATATCTCGCTCCAGA ATACTTTAACAATGGCCTTGCAACGACCAAAAGTGATGTTTATGCGTTTGGTGTTGTTCTTTTTGAGGTTATGTCAGGGAAGGAGGCCATCATTCAAACACAAGGTCCTGAAAAACGATCATTGGCATCTAGT ATGTTGGCAATTCTTAGGAACTCACCTGATTCCGTTAGCATGTCGAGCACAAGAAACCTCGTTGATCCTACTATGATGGATCTGTATCCCCATGATTGTGTGCACAAG ATGGCCATGCTGGCAAAGCAATGTGTGGAAAAGGATCCCGTATTACGCCCTGACATGAAGCAAGTTGTGATTTCCCTCTCACAAATCCTGCTGTCCTCTGTTGAGTGGGAAGCTACTCTTGCCGGGAACAGCCAGGTATTCAGCGGTCTTGTCCAGGGAAGATAG
- the LOC137835913 gene encoding lysM domain receptor-like kinase 3 isoform X1: protein MNHPTKHRLRLLLLHIILLRLCCTSSYPTPTNCTDTSRVCTSFLAFKPKPNQTLPVIQSMFDVLPSEITVEDNGWDYLFIRKNCSCDAGMKKFVSNTTLTVKSNGGFVHDLVKEAYDGLALLPNTTHWARKDHGVIPLNLFCSCSSGLWNYLMSYVIRDGDSVESLASRFGVSMDSIETVNGIDNPSSFTVGSLYYIPLNSVPGELYHLKNDTSPVPVPSPSVDEISAEQIKQKDRVPHEWIVGGFGVGLALIILSIIVCVSLRSPNCLVEARNNAKNSAGKISNKFYVFGNPKLFCGCGKPVDQKQTDGETSNHQITLTKASSCNHPTNWIGLSTLVPDMMDMDRPVLFSYDEIFASTDGFSDSNLLGGSVYYGLLRDQEVAIKRITATKTKEFMSEIKVLCKVHHANLVELIGYAASHDDFFLIYEYAQKGSLSSHLHDTQNKGHSSLPWITRVQIALDAARALEYVHEHTKTRYVHQDIKTSNILLDASFRAKISDFGLAKLVGKTDQGETTASNVVNAYGYLAPEYFNNGLATTKSDVYAFGVVLFEVMSGKEAIIQTQGPEKRSLASSMLAILRNSPDSVSMSSTRNLVDPTMMDLYPHDCVHKMAMLAKQCVEKDPVLRPDMKQVVISLSQILLSSVEWEATLAGNSQVFSGLVQGR from the exons ATGAATCATCCAACAAAGCACCGTTTGAGGTTGTTACTATTACATATAATTCTGCTTCGTCTTTGTTGCACAAGTTCTTATCCCACGCCAACAAACTGCACCGACACAAGCCGCGTTTGTACTTCGTTCTTGGCCTTCAAGcctaaaccaaaccaaaccttGCCTGTGATACAAAGCATGTTTGACGTGTTGCCCAGTGAGATCACTGTCGAAGACAATGGCTGGGATTATTTATTCATCAGGAAAAACTGTTCTTGTGATGCTGGCATGAAGAAGTTTGTGTCTAACACCACACTCACAGTGAAATCCAATGGAGGGTTTGTGCATGATTTGGTGAAGGAAGCCTATGATGGGCTTGCTCTCTTGCCCAACACGACACATTGGGCAAGAAAAGATCATGGTGTCATACCACTGAACTTGTTCTGTAGCTGCTCCAGTGGACTGTGGAACTATTTGATGAGCTATGTCATCAGAGATGGGGATAGTGTCGAATCACTAGCAAGCCGGTTTGGGGTTAGCATGGATAGCATTGAGACAGTGAATGGCATTGACAATCCTAGTAGCTTCACTGTTGGTTCTCTCTATTATATACCTTTGAATTCGG TTCCTGGTGAGCTTTATCACTTGAAGAATGACACTTCTCCAGTTCCAGTCCCTTCCCCATCTGTAGATGAAATTTCAG CTGAGCAAATCAAGCAGAAGGATCGTGTACCCCATGAATGGATTGTAGGAGGTTTTGGGGTTGGTCTCGCTCTGATAATATTAAGCATTATTGTCTGTGTGTCCCTGAGATCACCCAATTGCTTGGTTGAAGCCAGAAATAATGCAAAAAATTCTGCAGGAAAGATCTCCAATAAGTTCTATGTTTTTGGCAATCCAAAGTTGTTTTGTGGATGTGGCAAACCTGTGGACCAGAAGCAAACTGATGGTGAAACCAGCAATCACCAAATTACCTTGACCAAAGCATCTTCGTGTAATCACCCAACTAATTGGATTGGACTCTCGA CTCTGGTACCTGACATGATGGACATGGATAGGCCTGTGCTTTTTTCATATGACGAGATTTTTGCCTCAACAGATGGTTTCTCTGATTCAAATCTACTTGGGGGTTCTGTTTACTATGGTCTCCTTCGTGACCAG GAAGTTGCTATTAAAAGAATTACAGCTACTAAAACTAAAGAATTTATGTCAGAGATAAAAGTTCTGTGCAAGGTTCATCATGCTAATCTG GTAGAATTGATCGGCTATGCGGCTAGTCATGATGATTTTTTCCTTATTTATGAATATGCTCAGAAGGGTTCACTCAGCAGCCATTTGCATGATACTCAAAATAAGG GTCATTCATCTCTTCCTTGGATCACAAGGGTCCAGATTGCACTTGATGCTGCTAGGGCCCTTGAATACGTACATGAACATACAAAAACTCGCTACGTCCATCAAGATATCAAGACAAGCAACATTTTACTTGATGCTTCTTTTAGAGCCAAG ATATCAGATTTTGGGTTAGCAAAACTAGTTGGTAAAACAGATCAGGGAGAAACCACAGCATCCAATGTTGTAAATGCATATGGATATCTCGCTCCAGA ATACTTTAACAATGGCCTTGCAACGACCAAAAGTGATGTTTATGCGTTTGGTGTTGTTCTTTTTGAGGTTATGTCAGGGAAGGAGGCCATCATTCAAACACAAGGTCCTGAAAAACGATCATTGGCATCTAGT ATGTTGGCAATTCTTAGGAACTCACCTGATTCCGTTAGCATGTCGAGCACAAGAAACCTCGTTGATCCTACTATGATGGATCTGTATCCCCATGATTGTGTGCACAAG ATGGCCATGCTGGCAAAGCAATGTGTGGAAAAGGATCCCGTATTACGCCCTGACATGAAGCAAGTTGTGATTTCCCTCTCACAAATCCTGCTGTCCTCTGTTGAGTGGGAAGCTACTCTTGCCGGGAACAGCCAGGTATTCAGCGGTCTTGTCCAGGGAAGATAG